In the genome of Gemmatimonadota bacterium, one region contains:
- a CDS encoding amidase, translating to MHPNTVAGDELCDLTAVELASRIRHKQLSARDVMAAHLARIERVNPKINAIVTLVADRAMADAAKADELQARGGTLGALHGLPVAHKDLVNTAGIRTTFGSPMFRDNVPTVDALFVTRTRAAGAIMVGKTNTPEFGAGSNTFNPVFGATYNPYNLSKTVGGSSGGAAAALRCGMVPIAGGSDTGGSLRNPAAFTNVVGFRPTPGRVPDDDGSWSPLSTNGPMARTVADVALFLSALVGPHGPDPLCIDEDGAQFRAPLARSFKGTRVAWFKNLGGVPFDSEITRVVNANRLVFTDLGCVVEEAEPDFSGVDEAFPILRHLSYHSSYAKMARENPTLFKATVKYEIAEAERNTGADVARAMARQAKMSLDVARFFERYDYFVLPVTQVEPFDLTTEYPMTVAGESMPTYIDWMRSCWYVSFMACPCISVPAGFSASGLPVGLQIVAKRRAEWAVLQMAHAFEQATLHGAKRPVL from the coding sequence ATGCACCCGAATACTGTTGCGGGCGACGAGCTGTGCGACCTCACCGCCGTCGAGCTCGCATCTCGCATTCGCCACAAACAGCTATCCGCACGCGACGTGATGGCCGCGCACCTCGCGCGCATCGAACGGGTGAATCCGAAGATCAACGCCATCGTGACGCTCGTCGCCGACCGGGCGATGGCCGACGCGGCGAAGGCCGACGAACTCCAGGCGCGCGGCGGTACCCTCGGCGCGCTGCACGGTCTGCCGGTGGCGCACAAAGATCTCGTGAATACCGCCGGCATTCGCACGACGTTCGGATCGCCGATGTTTCGCGACAACGTGCCCACGGTCGACGCGCTCTTCGTCACGCGCACGCGTGCCGCCGGCGCCATCATGGTGGGCAAGACGAACACGCCGGAGTTTGGCGCGGGGTCGAACACGTTCAATCCCGTATTCGGCGCGACATACAACCCGTACAACCTTTCTAAAACGGTCGGCGGCAGTAGCGGTGGCGCGGCTGCCGCACTGCGTTGCGGGATGGTGCCGATTGCCGGCGGAAGCGATACCGGCGGGTCGCTGCGCAATCCGGCCGCGTTTACCAATGTGGTGGGGTTTCGCCCAACACCGGGCCGCGTGCCGGATGACGATGGATCGTGGTCTCCGCTCTCCACCAATGGACCGATGGCGCGGACCGTGGCCGATGTGGCGCTCTTCTTGAGTGCGCTGGTGGGGCCGCACGGCCCCGATCCGCTCTGTATAGATGAGGATGGCGCTCAGTTCCGTGCGCCGCTGGCTCGCAGCTTCAAGGGCACTCGCGTCGCCTGGTTCAAGAATCTGGGTGGTGTGCCGTTCGACTCCGAAATCACGCGTGTGGTGAATGCGAACCGTCTGGTGTTTACCGACCTCGGGTGCGTCGTGGAAGAAGCCGAGCCGGACTTCAGTGGGGTGGATGAGGCATTCCCCATTCTTCGGCACCTGTCGTATCACTCGAGTTACGCGAAGATGGCGCGGGAGAATCCCACGCTGTTCAAAGCGACGGTGAAGTATGAGATTGCCGAAGCAGAGCGGAACACGGGCGCCGATGTGGCACGCGCCATGGCGCGACAGGCCAAGATGTCGCTCGATGTGGCGCGCTTCTTTGAGCGGTACGACTATTTCGTGCTGCCGGTCACTCAGGTGGAGCCCTTTGACCTGACCACGGAGTACCCGATGACGGTGGCCGGCGAGTCGATGCCGACCTACATCGACTGGATGCGTTCGTGCTGGTACGTGTCGTTCATGGCCTGTCCGTGCATTTCCGTGCCGGCGGGGTTCAGTGCGAGTGGACTGCCGGTGGGACTGCAGATTGTGGCCAAGCGGCGTGCGGAGTGGGCGGTGCTGCAAATGGCGCATGCGTTTGAGCAGGCGACGCTGCATGGGGCGAAGCGTCCGGTGCTGTGA
- a CDS encoding acetylornithine deacetylase/succinyl-diaminopimelate desuccinylase family protein, with translation MKLAARDLDRVLAAIDEATEEMVDFTVAMLRVPTVNPPGDAYEECARLIGARLGECDFAVDYPVADTRPEHTATHPRMNVVGLRRGRTDRPLVHLNGHFDVVPAGAGWTMDPFGGVVKDGRIYGRGSSDMKAGITAAVYAAEAIRRAGIPLVGSVEISGTVDEESGGFAGMAYLAQQGRVSASRTDAVIITEPTDTDRVYIGHRGVYWFEVTTRGRIAHGSMPFLGVNAIEHMGVILDRMRRELMPVLGARTTAIPVQPLGARHATLNINGIGGGQSVDGIQTPCVADVCRAIFDRRFLVEEGFDATRAEIVELLERAARETPDLFYELRDLMIVHPVQTPDGASVVSALDLGAQHVLGRQLLKAASPGTYDHKHVDRIAGVPNCVAYGPGILDLAHQPDEYCTVADLVQSTKVLALAVLELTGTL, from the coding sequence ATGAAATTGGCTGCTCGTGACCTTGATCGTGTACTTGCTGCAATCGATGAAGCAACCGAAGAGATGGTCGACTTCACGGTTGCGATGCTGCGCGTACCCACCGTAAACCCGCCAGGCGATGCGTACGAAGAGTGTGCGCGGCTCATCGGAGCCCGCTTAGGCGAGTGCGATTTTGCCGTGGATTATCCGGTGGCTGACACGCGTCCTGAGCACACGGCGACGCACCCACGCATGAACGTCGTTGGCTTGCGGCGCGGCCGCACCGACCGGCCATTGGTGCATCTCAATGGCCACTTTGACGTCGTCCCCGCTGGGGCAGGTTGGACGATGGATCCGTTTGGCGGCGTGGTGAAGGACGGCCGCATTTACGGACGCGGGTCCAGCGACATGAAGGCCGGCATCACTGCGGCCGTCTACGCTGCAGAAGCAATTCGCCGCGCCGGAATTCCGCTCGTGGGCTCTGTTGAGATCAGCGGCACGGTCGATGAAGAGAGTGGCGGCTTTGCGGGCATGGCGTATCTGGCACAGCAAGGCCGCGTCAGCGCCAGTCGAACCGACGCCGTCATCATCACAGAACCCACCGACACCGATCGCGTGTACATCGGGCACCGTGGCGTGTACTGGTTTGAAGTCACCACACGCGGGCGCATTGCCCACGGGTCCATGCCGTTCCTCGGCGTGAACGCCATTGAACACATGGGTGTCATTCTCGACCGAATGCGTCGCGAACTGATGCCGGTGCTTGGGGCTCGGACGACTGCGATTCCCGTGCAGCCGCTGGGCGCGCGGCATGCCACACTCAACATCAACGGCATTGGGGGCGGGCAATCTGTGGATGGCATTCAGACGCCCTGTGTTGCCGATGTGTGCCGAGCCATTTTCGACCGCCGTTTTCTGGTGGAGGAAGGCTTCGACGCGACGCGCGCCGAGATTGTAGAGTTGCTTGAGCGCGCGGCTCGCGAAACGCCCGATCTGTTCTATGAGTTGCGAGATCTGATGATCGTGCACCCGGTGCAAACACCGGACGGCGCATCCGTGGTGTCAGCGCTCGATCTCGGGGCGCAGCATGTGCTTGGTCGCCAGTTGCTCAAGGCGGCCAGTCCTGGAACGTACGACCACAAGCACGTGGACCGGATTGCCGGTGTGCCCAACTGTGTAGCGTATGGCCCTGGGATTCTCGATCTCGCGCATCAGCCAGACGAATATTGCACCGTGGCCGACTTGGTGCAGTCCACGAAAGTACTGGCGCTTGCTGTGCTCGAACTGACCGGCACGCTGTAA
- a CDS encoding TonB-dependent receptor, whose protein sequence is MQRRSRWPLVFLTVLAALWPATPALAQSGGIVVGKVTDDRSGVPLAGAQIITVIDAKDRVARSDQEGRYRMVDVPAGSRTITVRMIGYAVKTTTVTVAAGQTATVNVALAVRPLDLDAVVVTGQGGEISKRRIATTVDVVSRETIEASPAKRLDELLQTTLPGAQVRMTSGQVGTTSIMRTRGVTSVSNNSTPVIYVDGVRMDNLNTIATLGMNVSGVRAQGAATSAIADLPMDNIDRVEFIPGGAATTLYGSDAANGVLQIFTKRGTAGAPKMYFEVRDGYDTPQTQFDFFKATKDLMYRNGLSQQYSAGIEGGTNGFTYSLSGNARASETQRVYGDNSAFGFRSAVGANVGAKGKYQGSFSYNETDTPRFRNGNAGGYTSLWVLESGRSSAFGFNNNIDSLNATDAAALKKFVNDAERLQNNRVFTRSFQTSQRLDFDPMPTVKTHITFGLNNRFSKERAIVTNEFLIATKSFPAGTTDRGSISNFERSYNGFTLEAGAQHSASFGSDLSVISSVGAQLFRNDDVQVQYTATNVRDGQETLAGAGVSQSTDLAYRVANYGIYGQSNISWREKYTVEVGLRVDKNTAFGANTGAQTYPKIGLVWALGNEEWLRKLIADKYLSDVRLRAAYGVAGQFPQPFANDRTVAINSFNGQQAATFGQPGNRNLKPERTGTTEVGADLSFLHEAITMGLGWYSSRTVDALLNAPPSPSTGEVSQITNVGEIANNGLELRATATPLNTPMYRLSINGSFNTLHNKVMKLGGTPPFAISGYGASTVQGMVQEGYPVGFLRGANAIFDATGKITEIKQLAYLGKPMPDKFGSFGAQLGIGSRFTLSVNADYQFGGQTQSFDRAFRYLYGVSGTDGYVPAAALAQAPFNGSRAAIWQQVMNKWVENSDYVSFRTITADYRVPEKFLPRGAKDMRMSFSVTNPWRWAASSFDPETDLSSALTQGGAAVGGYNYATESSPRSFLLTLRFGF, encoded by the coding sequence ATGCAACGACGTTCTCGATGGCCGCTTGTATTTCTCACCGTGTTGGCCGCGCTGTGGCCGGCGACGCCAGCACTGGCGCAATCCGGCGGAATCGTTGTCGGTAAGGTGACGGACGATCGCTCCGGCGTACCGCTGGCTGGCGCGCAGATCATCACGGTGATTGACGCAAAAGACCGCGTCGCTCGGTCCGACCAGGAAGGTCGCTATCGTATGGTGGACGTGCCGGCGGGGAGCCGGACCATCACGGTGCGTATGATCGGCTATGCCGTGAAGACGACCACCGTCACGGTCGCCGCGGGGCAGACCGCGACGGTGAACGTGGCGCTTGCCGTACGGCCGCTCGACCTCGACGCGGTGGTCGTGACTGGCCAGGGCGGTGAAATTTCCAAGCGACGTATTGCCACCACGGTGGACGTGGTGAGCCGAGAAACGATTGAAGCCTCGCCGGCCAAGCGGTTGGATGAGCTGCTTCAGACCACGCTGCCCGGCGCGCAGGTGCGCATGACGTCTGGCCAGGTGGGCACGACGTCCATTATGCGTACGCGTGGCGTGACGTCGGTGAGCAACAACTCCACGCCGGTCATCTATGTGGACGGCGTGCGTATGGACAACCTCAACACCATCGCGACGCTCGGCATGAACGTCTCGGGTGTGCGTGCGCAGGGTGCGGCCACCAGCGCGATTGCCGACCTGCCGATGGACAACATCGACCGTGTGGAGTTCATCCCCGGCGGTGCGGCCACGACGCTGTATGGGTCGGACGCCGCGAACGGCGTGCTGCAGATCTTCACCAAGCGTGGTACCGCTGGCGCCCCGAAGATGTATTTCGAGGTGCGCGATGGGTACGACACGCCGCAGACGCAGTTCGATTTCTTCAAGGCCACGAAGGACCTCATGTACCGTAATGGCCTCTCGCAGCAGTACTCAGCGGGGATCGAGGGCGGCACCAACGGATTTACTTACAGCCTGTCCGGGAATGCGCGGGCGAGCGAGACGCAGCGCGTGTACGGCGACAACTCGGCCTTCGGTTTCCGCAGTGCGGTCGGCGCCAACGTCGGCGCGAAGGGGAAGTACCAAGGCTCCTTCTCGTACAATGAGACGGACACGCCGCGTTTCCGCAACGGCAACGCGGGTGGCTACACCTCGCTCTGGGTGCTGGAGTCGGGCCGCTCCTCGGCCTTCGGTTTCAACAACAACATCGACAGCCTGAACGCCACCGACGCGGCCGCGCTCAAGAAGTTTGTCAACGACGCCGAGCGGCTGCAGAACAACCGCGTGTTCACGCGCTCGTTCCAAACGTCGCAGCGGCTCGACTTTGACCCGATGCCCACGGTCAAAACCCACATCACGTTCGGGCTCAACAACCGCTTCAGTAAAGAGCGGGCGATTGTCACCAATGAGTTCCTGATCGCCACGAAGTCGTTCCCCGCTGGGACGACCGACCGCGGATCGATCTCGAATTTTGAACGGTCCTACAACGGGTTCACGCTCGAAGCGGGCGCGCAACACAGTGCCTCGTTCGGCAGCGATCTCTCGGTGATTTCGTCTGTCGGCGCGCAGCTGTTCCGCAACGACGACGTGCAGGTGCAGTACACCGCCACGAACGTGCGCGACGGGCAGGAGACGCTGGCCGGTGCCGGCGTGTCCCAGTCCACGGATTTGGCGTACCGCGTAGCGAACTACGGCATCTATGGGCAGAGCAACATCAGTTGGCGTGAGAAGTACACCGTTGAAGTCGGGCTTCGCGTCGACAAGAACACGGCGTTTGGTGCGAACACCGGCGCGCAGACCTACCCGAAGATCGGATTGGTCTGGGCCCTGGGGAACGAGGAATGGCTGCGGAAACTGATCGCCGACAAGTACCTGTCGGATGTTCGCTTGCGCGCGGCCTACGGTGTGGCGGGACAGTTCCCGCAGCCGTTTGCCAACGACCGCACGGTTGCGATCAACTCGTTCAACGGCCAGCAGGCGGCGACGTTCGGTCAGCCGGGCAACCGCAACCTGAAGCCGGAACGTACGGGCACCACGGAAGTCGGTGCCGATCTGTCGTTCTTGCACGAGGCCATTACGATGGGCCTCGGCTGGTACTCCTCGCGCACGGTGGACGCCCTGCTCAACGCGCCGCCGTCGCCCTCGACTGGTGAAGTCAGCCAGATCACGAACGTCGGCGAGATCGCGAACAACGGTCTTGAGCTGCGGGCCACGGCCACGCCGCTGAACACGCCGATGTACCGTTTGTCGATCAACGGCTCGTTCAACACGCTCCATAACAAAGTGATGAAGCTTGGTGGTACGCCGCCGTTCGCCATCAGTGGCTACGGCGCCAGCACGGTGCAGGGCATGGTGCAGGAAGGGTACCCCGTTGGATTCTTGCGCGGTGCGAACGCCATCTTTGATGCCACCGGCAAGATCACCGAGATCAAGCAGCTCGCATATCTCGGCAAGCCGATGCCCGACAAGTTCGGCAGCTTCGGCGCGCAGCTCGGTATTGGTTCGCGCTTCACCTTGAGCGTGAATGCCGACTACCAGTTCGGCGGACAGACGCAGTCGTTTGACCGCGCCTTCCGCTACCTCTACGGCGTGTCCGGCACCGACGGCTATGTGCCGGCGGCAGCGCTCGCGCAGGCGCCGTTCAACGGAAGCCGGGCAGCGATCTGGCAGCAGGTGATGAACAAGTGGGTGGAAAACTCGGACTACGTGTCGTTCCGCACGATCACGGCGGACTACCGCGTGCCAGAAAAGTTCCTCCCCCGCGGAGCCAAGGATATGCGGATGTCGTTCTCCGTCACCAACCCGTGGCGCTGGGCGGCCTCGAGCTTCGATCCTGAGACCGACTTGTCGTCGGCACTCACGCAGGGTGGTGCGGCGGTGGGCGGATACAACTACGCCACCGAAAGCAGCCCGCGCAGCTTTCTTCTCACACTTCGCTTCGGATTCTGA
- a CDS encoding transcriptional regulator translates to MGRRKAPVLDRMRLPSPDTARRGLCVVSPIDVGDVVRLARAQHLGRQDAAARRLGVSLTMLGDLERGTGGSQLNLTLGVLADLGFDVVLVPRDPKRSLQEYLGSTN, encoded by the coding sequence ATGGGACGACGGAAAGCACCAGTGCTCGACCGAATGCGCCTCCCGTCGCCAGACACAGCGCGCCGCGGCCTCTGCGTCGTCAGCCCAATAGACGTCGGAGACGTTGTGCGACTAGCCCGCGCACAACACCTCGGACGCCAAGATGCTGCGGCACGACGCCTCGGAGTCAGCCTCACCATGTTGGGGGACCTCGAGAGAGGCACCGGCGGATCCCAACTGAATCTGACCCTCGGCGTGCTGGCGGATCTTGGATTCGACGTCGTGCTCGTCCCGCGTGATCCCAAGCGTTCGCTACAGGAGTACCTCGGGAGCACCAACTAA
- a CDS encoding sodium:solute symporter family protein has protein sequence MAGRSLGPGLIFSTMLAANIGAGSTVGATGLGYQNGLAAIWWVLSAGLGSLVLAFWIGPAIRRVAAARGLHTVGEYLEFRYGVTVRSVIAALLWIGSVFILAGQLIAISWILYVIAGVPKTWGCILAGVLITIYFAAGGLLASAYVNVVQLTVKVVGFAIAIPVALAAAGGWGAVRALQPTADYWNPWHSGSSGLVYLAMLGPAFIVAPGLLQKIYGARDDRSVRIGVGLNALALCAYSFVPVLLGMIARVRFPDLPQPELALPILLVSGVPVAVGALGLAAVFSAELSAADAVLFTLTTSLAQDFYKRFLNPGASDQQMLRVTRITAMLAGAMGIGIALVAAGVVSALSIFYTIMGVTLFVPIVTGLLSDRPTSTEALASIVSGTLVVGAFQLLHGGKPLAGVTPAMGGLAAAISAFLITYAIRRILGSPSASGKAGSPSSSR, from the coding sequence GTGGCCGGCCGTTCACTCGGCCCAGGACTGATTTTTAGCACCATGCTGGCCGCCAACATCGGTGCGGGATCCACCGTTGGCGCCACGGGGTTGGGTTACCAGAACGGGCTGGCAGCAATCTGGTGGGTGCTCTCGGCGGGCCTCGGCTCACTCGTGCTCGCCTTCTGGATCGGCCCAGCCATTCGCCGCGTCGCAGCGGCGCGCGGGCTGCACACCGTGGGCGAATACCTCGAGTTCCGCTACGGCGTAACCGTGCGCAGTGTGATTGCGGCGCTGCTCTGGATTGGATCGGTGTTCATTCTGGCTGGACAGCTCATTGCCATCTCGTGGATCTTGTACGTCATCGCCGGCGTGCCCAAGACGTGGGGCTGCATTCTGGCCGGTGTGCTGATCACCATCTACTTCGCCGCTGGTGGATTGCTCGCCTCGGCGTACGTGAACGTGGTGCAGCTAACCGTGAAGGTGGTTGGTTTTGCCATTGCCATTCCTGTCGCGCTGGCCGCGGCGGGAGGTTGGGGTGCCGTGCGTGCGCTGCAGCCCACCGCCGACTACTGGAATCCGTGGCATAGCGGCTCATCAGGGTTGGTGTATCTCGCGATGCTGGGCCCTGCGTTCATTGTCGCACCAGGCCTCTTGCAAAAAATCTACGGCGCGCGCGATGACCGATCCGTTCGAATCGGCGTGGGGCTCAACGCACTCGCGCTGTGCGCGTATTCTTTTGTGCCGGTGTTGCTCGGCATGATTGCCCGCGTGCGCTTTCCCGATCTGCCGCAACCAGAACTCGCCCTGCCCATCTTGCTGGTGTCAGGCGTCCCGGTTGCGGTCGGCGCGTTGGGGCTGGCCGCCGTGTTCTCGGCGGAGCTGAGCGCCGCCGATGCGGTGCTGTTCACGCTCACCACATCGCTCGCGCAGGACTTCTACAAGCGTTTTCTCAACCCCGGCGCGAGCGATCAGCAGATGTTGCGGGTCACGCGCATCACCGCAATGCTCGCCGGCGCCATGGGCATTGGGATTGCGCTGGTGGCAGCCGGCGTGGTGAGTGCGCTCAGTATTTTCTACACGATTATGGGCGTAACACTCTTCGTGCCGATTGTGACGGGCCTGCTCAGCGATCGCCCGACGTCGACCGAAGCATTGGCATCAATCGTGAGCGGCACGCTCGTCGTCGGTGCCTTCCAACTGTTGCACGGCGGCAAGCCGCTCGCAGGCGTAACACCCGCGATGGGCGGTTTGGCGGCGGCAATCTCGGCGTTCCTCATTACGTATGCCATCAGGCGCATCCTAGGCAGCCCGAGCGCGTCGGGCAAAGCCGGATCGCCATCTTCATCACGGTAA
- a CDS encoding tartrate dehydrogenase, whose product MTTQSKRYRIAVIAGDGIGQEVIPAGIDVLRQAVRAESRTLEFELFPWGCEFYQRTGTMMSADALDRLKDFDAIYLGAIGAVGVPDHVSVWELILPIRQRFDQYVNLRPMRLLAGVPGPLAGRLPADIDMVCVRENSEGEYAGFGGRLHAGTSNEVAEQTGVFTRRGVDRIARYAFELAARRPRRLLASATKSNALQHSMVLWDESVEAVAADYPTVEWRKYHVDALAARMVTHPHTLDVIVASNLFGDILTDLGAAISGSLGVAPGANINPERQHPSMFEPIHGSAPDIAGRGIANPIGAIWAGAMMLDHLGMTSAHDRIVRAIERVVHEGGPRTPDLGGTATTTDVAAAVADALS is encoded by the coding sequence ATGACTACTCAATCGAAGCGCTACCGTATAGCGGTCATTGCTGGTGATGGCATTGGCCAAGAAGTGATTCCGGCCGGCATCGACGTGCTGCGTCAGGCCGTGCGCGCGGAGTCGCGCACCTTGGAGTTCGAGCTGTTCCCTTGGGGCTGCGAGTTCTATCAGCGCACCGGCACCATGATGAGCGCGGACGCGCTGGATCGGCTGAAGGATTTCGACGCGATCTACCTCGGCGCCATCGGAGCCGTTGGCGTTCCCGATCACGTCTCGGTGTGGGAACTCATCCTCCCCATTCGTCAGCGGTTCGACCAGTACGTCAATCTTCGTCCGATGCGCCTCTTGGCTGGCGTGCCAGGTCCATTGGCTGGTCGTTTGCCGGCTGACATTGATATGGTATGTGTCCGCGAAAATTCCGAGGGCGAGTACGCCGGCTTTGGCGGACGGTTGCACGCGGGAACGTCGAATGAAGTCGCCGAGCAGACCGGCGTGTTCACGCGACGCGGCGTGGATCGCATTGCGCGCTACGCGTTCGAACTTGCCGCGCGTCGTCCGCGACGGTTGCTAGCCAGCGCTACAAAATCGAACGCGCTGCAGCACAGTATGGTGCTCTGGGATGAGAGCGTGGAAGCGGTCGCGGCCGATTATCCCACGGTGGAATGGCGCAAGTATCACGTCGATGCGCTGGCCGCCCGCATGGTCACGCATCCGCACACGCTCGACGTGATCGTAGCGTCCAACTTGTTCGGCGACATTCTCACCGATCTCGGCGCGGCGATCTCAGGCAGTCTTGGTGTTGCGCCTGGGGCCAACATCAACCCCGAGCGTCAGCATCCCTCCATGTTCGAACCGATTCATGGCTCGGCGCCAGACATCGCGGGGCGTGGCATCGCCAATCCCATCGGAGCCATCTGGGCCGGCGCGATGATGCTCGACCATCTCGGCATGACGAGCGCGCACGACCGCATTGTTCGCGCCATCGAGCGCGTGGTTCATGAAGGCGGTCCGCGCACGCCCGACCTCGGCGGAACCGCGACCACGACCGATGTTGCGGCGGCTGTCGCCGACGCGTTGTCCTAA
- a CDS encoding DNA-binding protein, whose amino-acid sequence MEFTFTLKYQISGDDADADALVERLAAAGCEDAVVGIGQPGRLALEFTREARSAESAIRSALKDVRRAIPAARLIEAAPDLVGLTDVAELVGVSRQNMRKLMLTHAGAFPLPVHEGSAAIWHLVDLLSWLQSKADYPTDRAVLDVAGATMRVNIARDVQRLGGTT is encoded by the coding sequence CTGGAGTTCACCTTCACCCTCAAATATCAGATCAGCGGCGATGACGCCGACGCAGACGCGTTGGTGGAGCGGCTTGCTGCGGCGGGCTGCGAAGATGCGGTGGTCGGCATTGGGCAACCTGGGCGGCTCGCGTTGGAGTTCACGCGAGAGGCGCGTTCCGCCGAGTCAGCAATTCGAAGCGCGCTAAAAGATGTTCGTCGCGCGATTCCCGCCGCACGCCTCATTGAGGCGGCGCCAGATCTTGTGGGATTGACGGATGTGGCCGAACTCGTTGGGGTCAGCCGCCAGAATATGCGGAAGCTCATGCTGACACACGCGGGCGCCTTCCCGCTGCCGGTGCATGAAGGAAGCGCTGCCATCTGGCACTTGGTTGACCTACTCTCTTGGCTCCAGTCGAAGGCCGACTACCCAACCGACCGAGCGGTTCTGGATGTGGCAGGCGCTACGATGCGAGTGAACATTGCCAGGGATGTTCAGCGGCTCGGTGGCACGACCTGA
- a CDS encoding SDR family NAD(P)-dependent oxidoreductase, with the protein MSSNGIFSISGKVAAVIGGASGIGAAVVKGAADMGAIVYCLDVKAEAAAATAAEIGNGVHSGVIDITDQASVDAALDGIVAAHGKLDILICTPAINVRKKILDYTNEELNRVLNVNITGNFNVLRAAGRIMVAQRSGSIVLFSSIRSLVVEPGQSVYAATKAGILQLARGAACEFGPFGVRVNCVGPGVTETPLTAQIKNQPEWYDAYAAKTTLNRWAQPEEMVGPTLFLASDAASYVNGTILYADGGWLAQDGRFTPPGM; encoded by the coding sequence ATGTCCAGCAACGGAATTTTTAGCATCTCCGGAAAAGTCGCCGCCGTCATTGGTGGTGCGTCCGGCATTGGCGCTGCCGTCGTCAAAGGCGCCGCCGATATGGGCGCCATCGTCTATTGCCTCGACGTCAAGGCAGAGGCAGCGGCGGCGACCGCCGCGGAAATCGGCAACGGCGTACACAGCGGCGTCATCGACATCACCGATCAAGCCTCGGTGGACGCGGCGCTGGACGGAATCGTGGCCGCGCACGGCAAGCTCGACATCCTGATCTGCACGCCCGCGATCAACGTGCGCAAGAAGATCCTCGACTACACCAACGAGGAACTCAACCGCGTGCTGAACGTGAACATCACCGGCAACTTCAATGTGCTTCGCGCGGCGGGTCGCATTATGGTGGCCCAACGCAGCGGCAGCATCGTGCTCTTCTCGTCGATTCGTTCGTTGGTCGTCGAACCCGGACAGTCTGTCTACGCGGCCACCAAGGCCGGCATCCTGCAGCTCGCGCGTGGCGCGGCCTGTGAGTTCGGTCCGTTTGGCGTGCGCGTCAACTGCGTTGGCCCGGGCGTCACGGAGACGCCGCTTACGGCACAGATCAAGAACCAGCCGGAGTGGTACGACGCCTATGCTGCCAAGACCACGTTGAACCGCTGGGCGCAGCCGGAAGAAATGGTGGGCCCAACCCTGTTCCTCGCGTCCGATGCGGCGAGCTACGTGAACGGTACTATCCTCTACGCCGATGGCGGATGGTTGGCACAGGACGGAAGATTTACACCGCCAGGCATGTAA